The sequence below is a genomic window from Acropora palmata chromosome 5, jaAcrPala1.3, whole genome shotgun sequence.
AATTTGACAACACTGTTTTAAACTGAATGCAACATGAAAAGTTACCTCAAcctaaaaaattacaaatcagGAGCCATTTACTTTGAACCAGAGTAGTGTCAAATATGTCTAAATGGTGAACAAGTTCTATGACACTTTGCAGTCCCACGTGGTTGGATTGAAAAATCGCTCAAATCAATCTGAATAGCCTTGAGACTGTTTTGGTCActagtggaaaaaaaaaaccaagggTGTTTGTAACTGAGGGGAAATGTTACTGGCAAGCGTGTGTCATGACGTGACTAGTTCTTTGTTTCCCAGCTTCTCAGTTCAAGTTCATTACATGATTACCAATGTGTTGTACTTCACCTCTATCTTAGATTGCTTTGCTGTAGACCTTGTGTATAGTAATCCCTGTGGAATCCCTTCTAGTTGTGAATTAGCCACCtcttctttttattatatCTGCTGAGGATCTTAGTGGGTTGGACCACAAGCTCATCACTAGGGAATCTCCTTGCATTTTATCATGGCTTATACATATActtcatttttcaatacctATGGTCTCTTTCATACCTAGGTAATTTTATGTGGTTAATCTTTAGTGTTGTAGATGAAGCACTTGAAGAGGTTGTCGATCACGTGGTAAATGAAGTTATCAAGCAGGGATACTTGGTTAAGAAAGGCCATAAAATGAAGTCACTGAAAGAGAGATGGTTTGTGTTAAAGCCAACTAATCTTTCCTACTTCGTAAATAACACTTGCACCGAGAGAAAAGGCGTGATTACACTTAACATGTCCAGTGCAGTGGAAAGCGTCCCAGCCAAGGGAAGATACAAATTCACTGTGAAGTGTGGGGAGACGAAAATAGTGTATGAGCTAGAAGCCAAAGATCAGAAATCCAGACTGGAATGGATTGCAAGTATACAAGCCGCTATAGGTACGTGAACGTTAGATTGGAAGGGGTTTCAGGACATTTCGTAATCCTTACACAAAGTACTTTTTAATGGTATTGCTCTGAGGTCTGGGCATCCAACTCAAACATACAAACTGCATGTGGTCTCTCATTTCGGCGACAGACAAAAGATGAAGCAAATTCACGTACACGCGCGAAACTCGGAGGATACGAGAGGCGAGGTAGCTCCCCTCGAGTTGCATGTCCTCCTagtctctctttttcttttgccaaCATTGGAGTTTACTTCCAGTATATTACTCAAACAGTGGCTGAACGTAGCTTAGGCTAAGTAAATCTCGAGTCAATACGTCCAGCAGTCTTCTGTTCAAAATCTGTGGAGTGGCTGTAGGGGCTTGCCGTGCCATGTTCATATGTGTGAGTTTTTCTCGGTATTCTTGCAGTTTTCCTGCTCGGTTATCTTGTTGGATCACTGCCTTGGTCGCCCATTTAGTCAATTTGGCGCCAAGCCCTTTACATCCCTCATAGGAATCGAGCCACAGTAGGTATCGGGTTAGTTGAGTATCCTCACTGAAGTTCCTTCAATGTGACGGTGGCGGTTGATGGCGGCTTGCAGGGCTGGTTCGCGCCCACAGAGCTGTTTTGGAACCTCCCTGATGTGCCTTGTATGCAAGGTCCCCACCAACCCTtgatggcaccagttcccaagctcatgtATTGACGATTAGTTTAAAATCATATTAGATGTCTTGGTTTGCATTTCGTTCACAGATACATCTGGTGGACCATCGCCGCAGAAGAAAGAACGACTTCAGCGAAGTCTgaacaggaaagaaaagagGCAGCAACACAAAGAAAcggaaaagaaacaacagGAACAAGAGACGCTTCTACTCGAACAAAAAGAGGTAAACGTAGATTGCAGTTCACGAAGGAGCCAGCCAAGTGGACAATTACTCAAAATTTGATGCTGCTCTGGTTTAAATTAACTCAACTAGTAACGAGTTAAGACTAGGTTTTAAAACgtgttttttcaagttgaatccattttaaaccagagtagcatcaaatTATACTTAAAGAGGCAAAATACAGCGACTTGTTTATGAGTAGATAGAAAGGAACCATGGGACAAAAACCTTATCGGGAAGCAAAATACTTCTCTTGAGAAGGGACAACAATCATACAAGGTTTGAGGGttaatcacatcacgtacttaccaacggctactctatctattgaccaatcaaatcgctcaccagggtttttgaattttcaactgactaacactaccacttgactctgaagatggcttccgcacaggttgtcgaaacgtcagtcactaacaacggtccttctcaggactcctatcacccagatgatctttttcaatcaaggtatgctactcctgggttcaaaccattttcttatttgagGGTTAATGTTTGCTACCAAAAGGAAAGTGTCCCACCGCAGTGGAAGGAAATGTGAAGGCTCCATTTTCTAATGATACTACGGTAGCTGGGTTGAAAATGTTTGGAGTCGTTCCAGGGGCAAACACCGAGGTTCCTGGGAACTAGACCCAGGTATTTGAAGttatgttgtttgttttgaatgtcGTTTTCTTTGGTAGGAACTTGCTCGGCTTCAAGAGCTTTGCAAAAAAGTGGAAGTACAAGCAGCTGTGGATGCAGCTCTTTTGCAAGCGGAGATAAGTAAGAGAGAAGAACTCGAGAGACTTCAAGCTGAACTCAAACAGCTTCTAGAGACTGAAAGGCGAGcgaaggaagaagaagaacaagcCCGCGCTAATCAAGAAAAACTACTggaagaggaaagaaaaagaacagagGAAGTTGAAAGACTGAGGGaagaacaagagaaaagaCTGCAAGATGAGATGAAAATGAGAGAAGATTTAGAGGAACAGCATAAACAGAAGGAGAAGATGCTTGAAGAAGTGTGTAGAAGAgcttattatatatataaggccactTTCCTGCAATAATTCTATATCCTGCAATAATTCtatatttcaccgtgtgaaatataaagacgacagaattctatttggaaggtttattacatgaaattggccttatatatataacaaacaaattacaccatagaaagtgctttgtacgcattttattcactcgttgcaaaactttagaaactcactcgttcgctacgctcactcgttcgttttTAAAGTTCtgcgactcgtgaataaaaatccgtatggcgcactttctatgaagtaatctttttttattacatcCGTTTTTGATGTGTC
It includes:
- the LOC141882448 gene encoding uncharacterized protein LOC141882448 isoform X2; the encoded protein is MGQVWNPKPMQEFCEGDVMTFWQYIQCLEEKYIFGNDPSVVDEALEEVVDHVVNEVIKQGYLVKKGHKMKSLKERWFVLKPTNLSYFVNNTCTERKGVITLNMSSAVESVPAKGRYKFTVKCGETKIVYELEAKDQKSRLEWIASIQAAIDTSGGPSPQKKERLQRSLNRKEKRQQHKETEKKQQEQETLLLEQKEELARLQELCKKVEVQAAVDAALLQAEISKREELERLQAELKQLLETERRAKEEEEQARANQEKLLEEERKRTEEVERLREEQEKRLQDEMKMREDLEEQHKQKEKMLEEERRLLKQLEEERLAAERAMKAVQEKLAAAEQASKKAAEQAKKKARELKTAVGLARTVGPAVPSWVSHRGPGAFCESDFDAKPLAEKTERKGLEKSDENGKGEESRTDGDQDKSQQETAAAEKIEANGAIEAKAEESGVHEGQKTSEEVAASE